In the genome of Triticum urartu cultivar G1812 chromosome 5, Tu2.1, whole genome shotgun sequence, one region contains:
- the LOC125511568 gene encoding flavin-containing monooxygenase FMO GS-OX-like 2, protein MPSRSRVAVIGAGAAGLAAARELRREGHAPVVFERAAAVGGTWRYEDSNAADPADPLGAGGAHSSLYASLRTNLPRESMGFLDFPFVADRSSADPRRFPGHPEVLRYLEEFARRFDLLGLVRFETEVVSVRRSRDDGAGAAGWRVSYRSRRPDGAEGELEEDVFDAVVVCNGHFTEPRVAAIAGIHCWPGKQMHSHNYRVPDRFRGQVVMVIGYQPSGMDISRDIAGVAKEVHVAMKSEPPYQIDTTTATGHANLWLHSCTIERAEEDGSLVFQDGSRIKADVILHCTGYKYSFPFLGGDDDGELAGAIFVDDNRVGPLYKHVFPPILAPHISFIGLPFRTIPFLVFQLQSKWVAGVLSGRLELPSQEAMMRDVDAFYSDMEARGCPKRRTHDLGQGNLFEYEDWVAEQCGLGRMEGWRKGMFVATCKNLADRPNSYRDEWDDDHLLPQAHQDFSKHSCL, encoded by the exons ATGCCATCACGCTCCCGCGTCGCCGTGAtcggcgcgggggcggcgggccTGGCGGCGGCGCGCGAGCTGCGGCGCGAGGGCCACGCGCCCGTCGTCTTCGAGCGCGCCGCGGCCGTGGGCGGCACCTGGCGCTACGAGGACTCGAACGCCGCCGACCCGGCCGACCCGCTCGGCGCCGGCGGCGCGCACTCGAGCCTCTACGCGTCCCTCCGCACCAACCTCCCCCGCGAGTCCATGGGCTTCCTCGACTTCCCCTTCGTCGCGGACCGCTCCTCCGCCGACCCGCGCAGGTTCCCCGGGCACCCGGAGGTGCTCCGGTACCTCGAGGAGTTCGCGCGGCGGTTCGACCTCCTCGGGCTCGTCCGGTTCGAGACGGAGGTCGTCAGCGTCCGGCGCAGCAGGGACGATGGCGCGGGCGCGGCGGGCTGGAGGGTCTCGTACCGCTCGAGGAGGCCCGACGGCGCCGAGGGCGAGCTGGAGGAGGACGTGTTCGACGCCGTGGTCGTCTGCAACGGCCACTTCACCGAGCCGCgcgtcgccgccatcgccg GTATCCATTGCTGGCCCGGGAAACAGATGCACAGCCACAACTACCGTGTGCCTGATCGATTTCGCGGTCAG GTTGTAATGGTGATAGGGTACCAGCCGAGCGGCATGGACATCTCCAGGGACATCGCCGGTGTGGCCAAAGAGGTCCACGTCGCCATGAAATCGGAACCTCCTTATCAAATAGACACTACTACTGCCACTGGCCATGCCAACCTGTGGCTCCATTCCTGCACG ATTGAGCGTGCGGAGGAAGATGGTAGCTTGGTGTTCCAAGACGGCAGCAGGATCAAAGCTGATGTCATCCTGCACTGCACTGG ATACAAGTACAGCTTTCCATTCCTGGGtggcgacgacgacggcgagtTGGCCGGTGCAATCTTTGTGGACGACAACCGCGTGGGCCCGCTGTACAAGCACGTGTTCCCGCCAATATTGGCTCCTCACATCTCCTTCATCGGATTGCCCTTCAGG ACGATCCCTTTTCTAGTGTTTCAGCTCCAAAGCAAGTGGGTGGCTGGGGTTCTATCGGGAAGACTTGAGCTCCCATCACAAGAGGCCATGATGCGGGATGTGGATGCGTTCTACTCGGACATGGAAGCTCGCGGATGCCCCAAGAGACGCACTCATGATCTGGGACAAGGCAATCTG TTTGAGTACGAGGACTGGGTGGCGGAGCAATGCGGGCTGGGGAGGATGGAAGGGTGGAGGAAGGGCATGTTCGTTGCAACGTGTAAGAACCTGGCTGATCGCCCGAACAGCTACCGGGATGAATGGGACGACGACCACCTGTTGCCACAGGCGCATCAGGATTTCAGCAAGCATTCCTGCCTCTGA